The proteins below are encoded in one region of Limnohabitans sp. 63ED37-2:
- the accC gene encoding acetyl-CoA carboxylase biotin carboxylase subunit, with protein MFKKILVANRGEIALRIQRACRELGVKAVMVYSEADKEAKYVKLAEEAVCIGPAASPLSYLNMPAIISAAEVTDAEAIHPGYGFLSENADFAERVEKSGFQFIGPTPESIRIMGDKVSAKQAMIRAGVPCVPGSEGELPDDPVQIRRIAKSVGYPVIIKAAGGGGGRGMRVVHTEAALVNAVQMTKAEAGAAFGNPAVYMEKFLQNPRHVEIQILADKHRNAVYLGERDCSMQRRHQKVIEEAPAPGIPRKLIDKIGERCVAACKKINYRGAGTFEFLYENGEFYFIEMNTRVQVEHPVTEWVTGVDIVKTQIMVAAGEKLPFTQKQIQIRGHAIECRINAEDPFKFTPSPGRVTSWHMPGGPGVRVDSHVYNNYFVPPNYDSMIGKLIVHGDTREQALARMQTALNETVIEGISTNIPLHRELMVDAKFMQGGTNIHYLEHWLSQHKR; from the coding sequence ATGTTCAAGAAAATCCTGGTCGCCAACCGAGGCGAAATCGCCTTGCGCATCCAACGCGCTTGTCGCGAGTTGGGCGTCAAAGCGGTGATGGTCTATTCCGAAGCCGACAAAGAAGCCAAATACGTCAAGTTGGCCGAAGAAGCCGTTTGTATTGGTCCGGCAGCCTCCCCGCTGAGCTACCTCAATATGCCCGCCATCATCTCGGCCGCCGAAGTCACGGATGCCGAAGCGATTCACCCTGGCTACGGCTTTTTGAGCGAGAACGCCGACTTTGCCGAGCGGGTTGAAAAAAGCGGTTTCCAGTTCATTGGTCCCACCCCCGAGTCGATCCGCATCATGGGCGACAAGGTCTCGGCCAAACAGGCCATGATCCGTGCCGGTGTGCCGTGTGTGCCCGGCTCCGAAGGCGAGCTGCCCGATGACCCGGTGCAAATCCGACGCATCGCCAAATCCGTGGGTTACCCGGTCATCATCAAGGCCGCGGGCGGCGGCGGTGGTCGCGGCATGCGTGTGGTGCACACCGAGGCAGCCCTGGTGAACGCGGTACAAATGACCAAGGCCGAAGCCGGTGCTGCTTTTGGCAATCCTGCGGTCTACATGGAAAAGTTCTTGCAGAACCCCCGCCACGTCGAGATCCAGATTTTGGCCGACAAGCACCGCAACGCGGTGTATTTGGGTGAACGCGACTGTTCGATGCAGCGGCGTCACCAAAAAGTGATCGAAGAAGCCCCTGCACCCGGCATTCCACGCAAGCTGATCGACAAGATTGGCGAGCGCTGTGTGGCCGCTTGCAAAAAGATCAACTACCGCGGGGCGGGCACGTTTGAATTCCTCTACGAAAACGGCGAGTTCTATTTCATCGAGATGAACACCCGTGTGCAAGTCGAGCACCCGGTGACCGAGTGGGTCACGGGTGTGGACATCGTTAAGACGCAGATCATGGTCGCCGCCGGTGAGAAGTTGCCTTTCACCCAAAAGCAGATCCAGATCCGGGGTCATGCCATTGAATGCCGCATCAACGCCGAAGATCCCTTTAAGTTCACACCTTCGCCCGGCCGCGTCACATCCTGGCACATGCCGGGTGGGCCCGGTGTTCGGGTGGATTCGCACGTGTACAACAATTACTTTGTGCCGCCGAACTACGACTCGATGATTGGCAAACTGATCGTGCATGGCGACACCCGCGAGCAGGCTTTGGCCCGCATGCAAACCGCTTTGAATGAAACCGTGATCGAAGGCATCAGCACCAACATCCCCTTGCACCGCGAGTTGATGGTGGACGCCAAGTTCATGCAAGGCGGCACCAATATCCATTATTTGGAACATTGGCTGAGTCAACACAAGCGCTGA
- the accB gene encoding acetyl-CoA carboxylase biotin carboxyl carrier protein produces the protein MDLRKLKTLIDLVSDSNVSELEITEAEGKVRIVKSMGVAQPVVLQQAAPVVAAPAPVAPAAPAVEAPPVVASAPAGHAVKSPMVGTFYRSSSPGSAPFIQIGSVVKEGDTLCIIEAMKILNEIESDKAGTVTQILCENGQAVEYGQPLFIVE, from the coding sequence ATGGATTTGCGCAAACTCAAAACACTGATTGACTTGGTGTCCGATTCGAACGTGTCGGAACTGGAAATCACAGAAGCCGAAGGCAAGGTCCGCATTGTCAAGAGCATGGGGGTGGCACAGCCTGTGGTGTTGCAACAAGCTGCTCCCGTGGTCGCAGCCCCTGCCCCGGTGGCCCCGGCGGCGCCCGCGGTGGAGGCGCCCCCTGTGGTGGCTTCAGCGCCCGCCGGTCACGCCGTCAAGTCGCCCATGGTGGGCACGTTTTACCGCTCGTCCAGCCCTGGCTCGGCGCCATTCATCCAGATCGGCTCGGTGGTCAAAGAGGGTGACACCCTGTGCATCATCGAAGCGATGAAGATCCTCAACGAGATCGAATCCGACAAAGCCGGCACCGTCACGCAGATCCTGTGTGAAAACGGTCAGGCCGTGGAATACGGTCAGCCTCTTTTCATCGTCGAATAA
- a CDS encoding TlpA disulfide reductase family protein: MKDNSSMNPSTATPSRRHLIWGAGAAAAVAGVGVALWRFEPRDVAQAASHPFWGQQFESPSGEALAMAGFQGKPLLLNFWATWCPPCIDELPMIEAFWRENTAKGHQVVALAIDQPSAVRRFLDRQPLGFPIGMAGLAGTELAKSLGNAAGGLPFTVFFKADGSIWRQKMGQLTPDDLFQWRSATL, encoded by the coding sequence ATGAAAGACAATTCGAGCATGAATCCATCCACTGCAACCCCTTCCAGACGCCACTTGATTTGGGGGGCAGGTGCTGCAGCCGCTGTCGCCGGGGTCGGCGTGGCCTTGTGGCGTTTTGAACCTCGGGACGTGGCTCAAGCAGCCAGCCACCCGTTTTGGGGTCAGCAATTTGAGTCACCCTCCGGCGAGGCCTTGGCCATGGCCGGTTTCCAGGGCAAACCGCTGTTGTTGAACTTTTGGGCCACTTGGTGCCCGCCGTGCATCGATGAGTTGCCCATGATTGAGGCCTTCTGGCGGGAAAACACGGCCAAAGGCCATCAAGTGGTGGCTTTGGCCATTGACCAACCCAGTGCTGTGCGTCGCTTTTTGGACCGCCAGCCACTGGGTTTCCCCATTGGCATGGCGGGTTTGGCGGGCACGGAGTTGGCCAAATCCTTGGGCAATGCGGCGGGTGGTTTGCCATTTACAGTATTTTTCAAAGCAGATGGCAGCATTTGGCGGCAGAAGATGGGGCAGCTGACGCCGGATGATTTGTTTCAGTGGCGCAGTGCCACCCTTTGA
- the mpl gene encoding UDP-N-acetylmuramate:L-alanyl-gamma-D-glutamyl-meso-diaminopimelate ligase, whose protein sequence is MHIHILGICGTFMGGLAALAREAGHRVTGCDAGVYPPMSDQLRALDIELIEGFDADQMALKPDMYVVGNVVSRARLADGNPKFPLMEAILEAGAPYTSGPQWLSEHVLQGRHVLAVAGTHGKTTTTSMLAWVLEQAGLQPGFLVGGVPLNFGVSARLGAGKYFVIEADEYDTAFFDKRSKFVHYRPRTAILNNLEFDHADIFDDLAAIERQFHHLVRTVPGSGRVVVNGLEESLTRVLAQGCWSEVRTFGAAVSDFVAEGEPSQFQVLQAGQPVAEVQWAIGGVHNQLNALASIAAAEHVGVSPAVAAQALATFENVKRRMEVRGTVQREGGGITVYDDFAHHPTAIRTTINGLRRQVGPARILAIFEPRSNTMKLGTMKAQLPWSLEEADLAFCHSGGLGWDAVAALEPMGSKAQVGTNIDEVIAQVLAQVQPGDHLLCMSNGGFGGIHTKLLAALNK, encoded by the coding sequence ATGCATATACATATCTTGGGCATTTGTGGCACCTTCATGGGGGGCTTGGCCGCGCTGGCCCGCGAGGCAGGGCATCGGGTTACCGGGTGTGACGCGGGCGTTTACCCGCCCATGAGTGACCAGCTGCGGGCTTTGGACATCGAGCTGATCGAGGGTTTTGACGCCGACCAGATGGCCCTGAAACCCGACATGTACGTGGTCGGCAACGTGGTCAGCCGGGCCCGATTGGCCGACGGCAACCCCAAATTCCCGCTGATGGAAGCCATTTTGGAGGCCGGTGCACCGTACACCAGCGGCCCCCAGTGGCTGTCCGAGCATGTGCTGCAAGGCCGCCATGTGCTGGCCGTGGCGGGTACCCACGGCAAAACCACCACCACCTCGATGCTGGCCTGGGTGCTGGAGCAAGCCGGTCTGCAACCCGGTTTTTTGGTGGGCGGCGTGCCGCTCAACTTTGGCGTCTCGGCCCGGCTGGGGGCTGGAAAGTATTTCGTGATCGAAGCCGACGAATACGACACCGCCTTCTTCGACAAGCGCAGCAAGTTTGTGCACTACCGCCCGCGCACCGCCATCCTGAACAACCTCGAGTTCGACCACGCCGACATCTTTGACGACCTGGCGGCGATTGAGCGCCAGTTCCACCACCTGGTGCGCACCGTGCCCGGCTCGGGCCGTGTGGTGGTCAACGGCCTGGAAGAAAGCCTGACGCGCGTGCTGGCACAAGGCTGTTGGAGCGAAGTTCGAACCTTTGGTGCAGCGGTGAGCGACTTTGTGGCCGAGGGTGAGCCTTCTCAGTTCCAAGTTTTGCAGGCTGGCCAACCGGTGGCCGAAGTGCAATGGGCCATTGGCGGCGTGCACAACCAGCTCAATGCGCTGGCATCCATCGCGGCCGCCGAGCATGTGGGCGTGAGCCCAGCTGTGGCGGCGCAAGCCTTGGCCACATTTGAAAACGTCAAACGCCGCATGGAAGTGCGTGGCACCGTCCAACGCGAAGGGGGTGGCATCACCGTTTACGACGACTTCGCCCACCACCCCACCGCGATCCGCACCACCATCAACGGCCTGCGCCGCCAAGTGGGCCCAGCCCGCATCCTGGCGATTTTTGAGCCCCGCAGCAACACCATGAAGCTTGGCACCATGAAAGCCCAGCTGCCCTGGAGCCTGGAAGAAGCCGATCTGGCCTTTTGCCATTCAGGTGGACTGGGCTGGGACGCAGTTGCGGCGCTTGAACCCATGGGCTCCAAAGCGCAGGTGGGTACCAACATCGACGAGGTGATTGCCCAGGTGCTGGCGCAAGTTCAGCCCGGCGACCACTTGCTGTGTATGAGCAACGGCGGCTTTGGTGGAATTCACACGAAGCTGCTCGCTGCCCTCAACAAGTAA
- a CDS encoding 3-deoxy-7-phosphoheptulonate synthase — protein sequence MNAKTAAPESWYPNAADRTGQTDDERIKDITVLPPPEHLIRFFPIAGTATETLISQTRQSIAKIVHGQDDRLLVIIGPCSIHDPAAALDYARRLKPLRDKYADTLEIVMRVYFEKPRTTVGWKGLINDPYLDESYRIDEGLRIARQLLIEINRQGLPAGSEFLDVISPQYIGDLISWGAIGARTTESQVHRELASGLSAPIGFKNGTDGNIKIATDAIQAAARGHHFLSVHKNGQVAIVQTQGNQDCHVILRGGKAPNYDAESVAAACKELEAAKLPATLMVDCSHANSSKKHERQIDVAKDIAAQISGGSRQVFGVMVESHLKDGAQKFTPGQHDVANLTYGQSITDACIGWDDSEGVLQVLSDAVKARRSR from the coding sequence ATGAATGCCAAAACCGCAGCCCCCGAGAGCTGGTATCCGAATGCCGCCGACCGCACTGGCCAGACCGACGACGAACGCATCAAGGACATCACCGTGCTCCCGCCGCCAGAACATTTGATCCGTTTTTTCCCGATAGCCGGCACGGCCACGGAAACTCTGATCTCCCAAACCCGCCAATCGATCGCCAAGATCGTGCACGGCCAGGATGACCGCCTGCTGGTCATCATTGGCCCTTGCTCGATCCACGACCCGGCCGCCGCCCTGGACTATGCCCGCCGTTTGAAGCCCTTGCGGGACAAGTACGCCGATACGCTCGAGATCGTGATGCGTGTGTACTTCGAAAAGCCCCGCACCACCGTGGGCTGGAAGGGCCTGATCAATGACCCCTACCTGGACGAGAGCTACCGCATCGACGAAGGCCTGCGCATCGCACGCCAGCTGCTGATCGAGATCAACCGCCAAGGCCTGCCCGCAGGCAGCGAGTTTTTGGACGTGATCTCGCCCCAGTACATTGGCGACTTGATCAGCTGGGGCGCCATCGGCGCCCGCACCACCGAGAGCCAGGTTCACCGCGAGCTGGCTTCGGGCCTGTCGGCGCCCATCGGCTTCAAAAACGGCACCGACGGGAACATCAAGATCGCGACCGATGCGATCCAGGCGGCTGCCCGTGGGCATCACTTCTTGTCGGTGCACAAAAATGGCCAGGTCGCCATCGTGCAGACCCAAGGCAATCAAGACTGCCATGTGATTTTGCGCGGCGGCAAAGCGCCCAATTACGACGCTGAAAGCGTGGCCGCGGCCTGCAAGGAACTCGAAGCCGCCAAGCTGCCCGCCACTTTGATGGTGGACTGCAGCCACGCCAACAGCAGCAAAAAGCACGAGCGCCAGATCGACGTGGCCAAGGACATCGCCGCGCAAATCAGCGGCGGCTCGCGGCAAGTGTTCGGCGTCATGGTGGAAAGCCACTTGAAAGACGGCGCTCAGAAATTCACGCCTGGCCAGCACGATGTGGCGAACCTGACCTACGGCCAGAGCATCACCGACGCTTGCATTGGCTGGGACGACAGCGAAGGCGTGTTGCAGGTGCTGTCAGATGCGGTGAAGGCGCGCCGCTCGCGTTGA
- the tldD gene encoding metalloprotease TldD has protein sequence MISREPTIERLATARSLLLEPFGLDETHLSRALAAIKAHAVDDADLYFQYTRSEGWSLEEGIVKTGSFSIDQGVGVRAVSGEKTAFAYSDDISEASLMDAAMTVRTIAQATLNKRIKVPARKVSASRSLYPSLDPMSTLDSTAKVNLLGRVEKIARAKDPRVVQVMAGLATEYDVVMVARADGTLAADVRPLIRLSVTVIAEQNGRREVGSSGGGGRFGLAYFDDAMVESYVQEAVSAALINLEARPAPAGEMTVVLGNGWPGVLLHEAVGHGLEGDFNRKGSSAFSGRIGQRVAAKGVTVLDDGTIADRRGSLNVDDEGHASQKNVLIEDGILRGYIQDAMNARLMGVKPTGNGRRESYAHVPMPRMTNTYMLGGDKSAEEIVASIKKGLYATNFAGGQVDITSGKFVFSASQAYWVENGKIQYPVKGATLIGSGPESLKKISMIGNDMKLDSGVGTCGKEGQSVPVGVGQPTLRIDGLTVGGTA, from the coding sequence ATGATTTCACGCGAACCCACCATCGAACGCTTGGCCACGGCCCGATCCCTCTTGCTTGAGCCTTTTGGGCTGGATGAAACCCACCTGAGCCGGGCGTTGGCCGCCATCAAGGCCCACGCTGTCGATGACGCCGACCTGTATTTCCAGTACACCCGCTCCGAAGGTTGGAGCTTGGAAGAGGGCATCGTCAAGACCGGCAGCTTCAGCATCGACCAAGGTGTGGGCGTGCGGGCCGTGTCGGGCGAAAAAACAGCCTTCGCTTACTCGGACGACATCTCCGAAGCGTCTTTGATGGACGCCGCCATGACCGTGCGCACCATCGCGCAGGCCACACTAAACAAGCGCATCAAAGTGCCCGCCCGAAAGGTGTCGGCCAGTCGCTCGCTCTACCCTTCGCTGGACCCGATGTCCACCCTGGACAGCACGGCCAAGGTGAACCTGCTGGGGCGTGTGGAAAAAATTGCCCGTGCCAAGGATCCGCGTGTGGTGCAGGTCATGGCCGGTTTGGCCACCGAATACGACGTGGTGATGGTCGCCCGCGCTGACGGGACCTTGGCCGCCGATGTGCGCCCCTTGATCCGCCTGTCGGTCACGGTGATCGCCGAGCAAAACGGCCGCCGTGAAGTGGGCAGCAGTGGCGGCGGTGGCCGCTTTGGCCTGGCCTACTTTGACGATGCCATGGTCGAGAGCTATGTGCAAGAAGCCGTGTCGGCCGCGCTGATCAACCTCGAAGCCCGCCCCGCACCCGCAGGCGAGATGACGGTGGTGCTGGGCAATGGCTGGCCTGGCGTGCTCCTGCACGAGGCTGTTGGCCACGGCCTGGAGGGCGACTTCAACCGCAAGGGCTCAAGCGCCTTCAGCGGCCGTATTGGCCAGCGCGTGGCGGCCAAAGGTGTCACCGTGCTGGATGACGGCACCATCGCCGACCGCCGGGGCTCGCTGAACGTGGACGACGAAGGCCATGCCAGCCAAAAGAACGTGCTGATCGAAGACGGCATCTTGCGTGGCTACATCCAGGACGCGATGAACGCGCGATTGATGGGCGTCAAACCCACGGGCAACGGCCGCCGCGAAAGCTATGCCCATGTGCCCATGCCGCGCATGACCAACACCTACATGCTGGGCGGCGACAAAAGCGCCGAAGAAATCGTGGCCAGCATCAAAAAAGGCCTGTACGCCACCAACTTTGCGGGCGGCCAGGTCGACATCACCAGCGGCAAATTCGTGTTCTCGGCCAGCCAGGCGTATTGGGTGGAAAACGGCAAGATCCAATACCCCGTCAAGGGCGCCACCCTGATCGGCAGCGGCCCCGAATCGCTCAAGAAGATCAGCATGATCGGCAACGACATGAAGCTCGACTCGGGTGTGGGCACCTGTGGCAAGGAAGGCCAGAGCGTGCCGGTGGGCGTGGGTCAGCCAACCTTGCGCATCGATGGCCTGACCGTTGGGGGCACGGCCTGA
- a CDS encoding NAD(P)-dependent oxidoreductase translates to MMPSSAVAVVGAGNMGGAMLARLCDMGWSVAVHDSDARAQAQAVALGAVPCSSAGQAAQVLAPQGVLLVAVVDAAQTDVVLWGEGGAGAHLQPGQCVMLCPTLGPATVELQAKRLALQGVDCMDAPMSGGPVRAREGRMSLMVACSDAVWTHHQNLLNALSDQVFHVGTRAGDGARTKLVNNLLAAVNLAGAAEAMALAERLGLAPAATLSVIEASSGQSWIGSDRMRRALAGDLVPRAHVSLLAKDTGLALAAAEEVAFDPPLGRIARELFAQALQQGWADLDDAALLQLMRQR, encoded by the coding sequence ATGATGCCTTCAAGTGCTGTGGCGGTGGTCGGTGCAGGCAATATGGGCGGCGCCATGTTGGCCCGCTTGTGCGATATGGGCTGGTCAGTGGCCGTGCACGACAGCGATGCACGGGCGCAGGCCCAAGCCGTGGCGCTGGGGGCAGTGCCTTGCAGCTCGGCCGGGCAGGCTGCACAGGTCTTGGCACCCCAAGGGGTGTTGCTGGTCGCGGTGGTCGATGCGGCACAAACCGATGTGGTGCTGTGGGGCGAGGGAGGTGCGGGTGCGCACTTGCAGCCCGGCCAGTGTGTGATGCTGTGCCCGACGCTGGGGCCTGCCACGGTCGAGTTGCAGGCCAAGCGTTTGGCGCTTCAGGGCGTCGATTGCATGGACGCGCCGATGTCCGGTGGCCCCGTGCGCGCCCGTGAGGGCCGCATGAGCCTGATGGTGGCGTGTTCGGATGCCGTGTGGACGCACCACCAAAACTTGCTGAACGCTTTGAGCGACCAGGTCTTTCACGTGGGCACCCGGGCAGGTGATGGGGCACGCACCAAACTGGTCAACAACCTGCTTGCAGCTGTGAACTTGGCCGGTGCTGCCGAGGCCATGGCCCTGGCCGAACGCTTGGGCCTGGCGCCCGCGGCCACGCTCTCCGTGATCGAGGCCTCCAGCGGGCAAAGCTGGATCGGATCGGACCGCATGCGCCGCGCACTGGCCGGTGACCTGGTGCCCCGTGCCCATGTGAGTTTGTTGGCCAAGGACACGGGCCTGGCCCTGGCTGCCGCCGAAGAAGTGGCGTTTGACCCCCCTTTGGGCCGCATCGCACGCGAACTGTTTGCCCAAGCGCTGCAGCAGGGCTGGGCTGACCTCGATGACGCGGCTTTGCTGCAACTCATGCGCCAGCGCTGA
- the rodA gene encoding rod shape-determining protein RodA — MHKTARQAPLRSSSVIQKPTVLQRLWRLLEGFDGPLAFAVFLLACLGMLIMYSSGYDHGTRFVDHGRNMLIAGFIMLVVAQIPPSKLMAWAVPVYAVGVILLVAVALFGITRKGSTRWLNLGIVIQPSEILKIALPLMLAAWFQKREGQLRPFDFAVSLLILGIPVLLIMKQPDLGTSLLVLAAGLAVIFFAGLKWRWIVPPFVLGLVGIVVLVIMEPSLCQPDVDWHVLHEYQRQRVCTLLDPGRDPLGKGFHIIQGMIAIGSGGFWGKGFMQGTQTHLEFIPERTTDFIFAALGEEFGLLGGLVLLTCFFFLIYRALVIAMQAPTLFSRLLAGSMAMIFFTYAFVNMGMVSGILPVVGVPLPFISYGGTAMVTLGLALGILMSIAKSKQLVQT, encoded by the coding sequence ATGCACAAGACCGCACGCCAAGCGCCACTGAGATCGTCCTCCGTCATTCAAAAGCCCACGGTGCTGCAGCGCTTGTGGCGTTTGCTGGAGGGCTTTGATGGGCCCTTGGCTTTCGCAGTCTTCTTGCTGGCCTGCTTGGGCATGTTGATCATGTATTCCTCGGGCTATGACCACGGCACCCGCTTTGTTGACCATGGTCGCAACATGTTGATTGCGGGATTCATCATGTTGGTGGTGGCCCAGATTCCACCTTCCAAGCTGATGGCCTGGGCGGTTCCGGTGTATGCGGTCGGTGTGATTTTGTTGGTGGCGGTGGCGCTGTTTGGTATCACCCGAAAAGGTTCCACGCGATGGCTCAACCTGGGCATCGTGATCCAGCCCAGTGAGATCCTGAAAATTGCCTTGCCCTTGATGCTGGCGGCTTGGTTTCAAAAACGCGAGGGGCAGTTGCGGCCCTTTGACTTCGCAGTTTCTTTGCTGATTTTGGGCATCCCCGTGTTGCTGATCATGAAGCAGCCGGATCTGGGAACTTCTTTACTGGTGCTGGCGGCGGGCTTGGCCGTGATTTTCTTTGCAGGACTCAAGTGGCGCTGGATAGTGCCGCCCTTCGTTTTGGGGCTGGTGGGCATTGTGGTGCTGGTGATCATGGAGCCCAGCCTGTGCCAGCCCGATGTGGATTGGCATGTCCTGCACGAGTACCAGCGCCAAAGGGTGTGCACCTTGCTGGACCCGGGCCGTGACCCTTTGGGCAAGGGCTTTCACATCATTCAGGGCATGATCGCGATCGGTTCGGGTGGCTTTTGGGGCAAGGGCTTCATGCAGGGCACTCAAACCCACCTGGAGTTCATCCCTGAGCGCACCACCGACTTCATTTTTGCGGCCTTGGGTGAAGAGTTTGGCCTGTTGGGTGGCTTGGTGTTGCTGACCTGCTTTTTCTTCCTGATTTACCGGGCCCTGGTCATTGCCATGCAGGCGCCTACCTTGTTCAGCCGTTTGTTGGCGGGCAGCATGGCCATGATTTTCTTCACTTACGCTTTTGTGAACATGGGCATGGTCAGTGGGATCTTGCCGGTCGTGGGTGTGCCCTTGCCTTTCATCAGTTATGGCGGCACGGCCATGGTCACTTTGGGGCTGGCGCTGGGCATTTTGATGTCGATTGCCAAGTCGAAACAACTGGTGCAAACATGA
- a CDS encoding NAD(P)H-dependent glycerol-3-phosphate dehydrogenase → MHITLIGAGAWGTAMALAAARQTGGHAVTLHARDAAQADALRTDKQNARYLPGVDLPDSIEISSAPLASLLSTSPNCNLWVIATPMAGLRATLTAMANVIAPVVWLCKGLESGTGLMPHEVQAQVAPHLKAGALSGPSFALEVARQQPTALVAASAHAPVRDALVHAFHGPALRVYANSDIVGVEVGGAVKNVLAIATGLCDGLHLGLNARAALITRGLAEMTRLGLALGAHSDTFMGLSGLGDLVLTATGELSRNRKVGLLLAQGQTLDQAVASLGHVAEGVYSARTVMQRARALGVDMPITEAVVALLDARLSPREAVVALMGRDPKGEFA, encoded by the coding sequence ATGCACATCACCCTCATTGGTGCCGGCGCTTGGGGCACCGCCATGGCATTGGCGGCGGCCCGTCAAACGGGCGGGCACGCCGTCACTTTGCACGCCCGTGACGCTGCCCAAGCCGACGCCTTGCGCACGGACAAACAAAATGCCCGTTACCTGCCAGGCGTTGATTTGCCTGATTCGATAGAGATTTCATCGGCCCCATTGGCCTCTTTGTTGTCGACTTCGCCCAACTGCAACTTGTGGGTCATCGCCACGCCCATGGCGGGTTTGCGGGCCACGCTCACGGCCATGGCCAATGTGATAGCACCTGTCGTTTGGCTGTGCAAGGGCCTGGAGTCGGGTACGGGGCTGATGCCGCACGAGGTGCAGGCCCAAGTGGCCCCGCACCTGAAAGCGGGTGCTTTGAGTGGCCCCAGTTTCGCCCTGGAAGTGGCGCGTCAGCAGCCCACAGCCCTTGTGGCCGCCAGTGCTCATGCCCCCGTGCGTGACGCCTTGGTGCACGCTTTTCATGGTCCAGCTTTGCGCGTTTATGCCAACAGCGACATCGTGGGCGTGGAGGTGGGCGGCGCTGTGAAGAACGTGTTGGCCATCGCCACAGGCTTGTGCGATGGTCTGCATCTCGGCCTCAATGCGCGAGCAGCCCTCATCACGCGGGGCTTGGCCGAAATGACACGCCTGGGCCTGGCGCTGGGCGCGCACAGCGACACATTCATGGGTTTGTCTGGCCTGGGTGACCTGGTGTTGACGGCCACGGGCGAGCTCAGCCGCAACCGAAAAGTGGGTTTGTTGCTGGCCCAAGGCCAGACCTTGGATCAGGCAGTGGCATCGCTCGGGCATGTGGCCGAGGGGGTGTACAGCGCCCGCACCGTCATGCAACGTGCCCGCGCCTTGGGTGTCGACATGCCGATCACCGAGGCGGTGGTGGCTCTGCTCGATGCACGCTTGAGTCCCCGTGAGGCAGTTGTGGCCCTGATGGGGCGCGACCCCAAGGGCGAATTTGCCTGA
- the secB gene encoding protein-export chaperone SecB — protein sequence MTDTAVTPSPEAQAPVFQIQRVYLKEASLEQPNSPAILLDQQQPSVDIQLGVEATPVAEGVFEVCVTATVHTKIADKTVFLVECKQGGIFEIRNLPEDQMGPVMGIACPQIVYPYLRGNVADLITRAGFPPVHLAEINFQAMYEQQQVQQAEQAAAITQ from the coding sequence ATGACCGATACCGCCGTCACCCCAAGCCCAGAAGCCCAAGCCCCTGTTTTCCAGATTCAGCGTGTCTACCTGAAAGAGGCTTCGCTGGAGCAACCCAATTCACCCGCCATCTTGCTTGACCAACAACAACCCAGCGTGGACATCCAGTTGGGCGTGGAAGCCACACCCGTGGCCGAAGGCGTTTTTGAGGTTTGTGTGACCGCGACCGTGCACACCAAAATTGCCGACAAGACCGTGTTCTTGGTCGAGTGCAAGCAAGGCGGCATTTTCGAAATCCGCAACCTGCCGGAAGACCAGATGGGTCCCGTGATGGGCATCGCTTGCCCGCAAATCGTGTACCCCTACCTGCGTGGCAATGTGGCCGACCTGATCACCCGTGCTGGCTTCCCGCCCGTGCACTTGGCCGAGATCAATTTCCAGGCCATGTACGAGCAGCAACAAGTTCAGCAAGCCGAGCAGGCCGCTGCGATCACGCAGTAA
- the grxC gene encoding glutaredoxin 3 produces the protein MTAVKMYTTAVCPYCVRAKQILKSKGVEQIEEIRIDTDPAQRDHMMQITGRRTVPQIFIGQTHVGGCDDLMALDAKGGLLPLLQAA, from the coding sequence ATGACCGCCGTCAAGATGTACACCACCGCTGTTTGCCCTTACTGCGTCCGAGCCAAGCAAATTCTCAAGTCCAAAGGGGTGGAGCAGATCGAAGAGATCCGCATCGATACCGATCCCGCTCAGCGCGATCACATGATGCAAATCACCGGACGCCGCACAGTGCCCCAAATTTTCATCGGCCAAACCCATGTGGGCGGCTGTGATGACCTGATGGCGCTGGACGCCAAAGGGGGGTTGTTGCCCCTGCTTCAAGCAGCCTGA